In the Wyeomyia smithii strain HCP4-BCI-WySm-NY-G18 chromosome 2, ASM2978416v1, whole genome shotgun sequence genome, one interval contains:
- the LOC129721049 gene encoding cofilin/actin-depolymerizing factor homolog yields the protein MASGVTVSDVCKTTYEEIKKDKKHRYVIFYIRDEKQIDVEVIGDRNAEYDQFLDDIQKGGPGECRYGLFDFEYMHQCQGTSESSKKQKLFLMSWCPDTAKVKKKMLYSSSFDALKKSLVGVQKYIQATDLSEASREAVEEKLRATDRQ from the exons GCCTCAGGAGTAACTGTGTCGGATGTGTGCAAAACGACGTACGAGGAaatcaaaaaagacaaaaaacatcGCTATGTCATATTCTACATCCGAGACGAGAAACAAATCGATGTGGAGGTGATCGGTGACCGTAACGCCGAGTACGACCAATTCCTGGATGACATCCAGAAGGGTGGACCGGGCGAGTGCCG GTATGGTCTCTTCGACTTTGAGTACATGCACCAGTGCCAAGGCACCTCGGAAAGTTCCAAGAAGCAGAAGCTGTTTCTTATGTCCTGGTGCCCCGATACCGCTAAG GTCAAGAAGAAGATGTTGTACTCGAGCTCCTTTGACGCGCTGAAGAAGTCGCTGGTCGGCGTCCAGAAGTACATTCAGGCTACCGATCTCTCTGAGGCATCACGAGAAGCTGTCGAGGAAAAGCTGCGCGCCACTGATCGTCAATAA